Sequence from the Miscanthus floridulus cultivar M001 chromosome 16, ASM1932011v1, whole genome shotgun sequence genome:
GACATTTTAGATATAAGGAGGTGCATGAAGATTGGGAGGTCGAGTATGGTCCACACCGGTTCGCTTACAAGGATTTATACAACGCCACCAAAGGATTTAGTTCCAAGAACTTGATAGGGGTAGGTGGATTTGGTAGGGTGTACAAGGGAGTGCTTCCCACATCAAAATCAGAGGTTGCAGTAAAGAGGGTGTCGTATAACTCAATGCAGGGTACAAAACAGTTCATTGCTGAAGTTGTAAGCATGGGGCACCTCCAACATAACAATGTAGTGAAATTATTTGGGTATTGTAGGCGAAAAGGTGAGCTCCTTCTGGTGTATGACTATATGGTAAATGGAAGTCTTGACAGATACTTGTATGGTAAAGAGGGCAGGGCCATCCTTGATTGGGGACAGAGGTTTAGGATCATCAAAGGAATTGCAGCAGGGTTACTCTACCTCCATGAGGAATGGGACAAGGTTATAATACATCGCGATGTCAAACCAAACAATGTTCTTCTTGACAAAGAGATGAAAGCGCAACTGGGAGATTTCGGCCTCGCGAGGTTATATGATCATGGCACTGATCCACAGACCACACATGTTGTTGGCACAATAGGATACCTAGCTCCAGAGCTAGTACATAGAGGCAAGGCAACCACTCTTACTGATGTATTTGCCTTTGGAGTTTTTATTCTTGAGGTTACTTGTGGGAAAAAGCCAGTGACTGAAGACACCCAAGGCCATCAGCTCATGTTGGTCGATTGGGTGATTCAGAATTGGCATGAAGATAAACTCCTTGATGCTGTGGATATCAGACTCCAAGGTAACTATGATACTGCTGAGGTGTGCCTTGCATTGAAGTTAGGATTGTTGTGCTCTCACCCATTTCCGGATGCAAGGCCGAACATGCGGCAAGTCTTGCAGTATCTTGATGGTGACGTGCCACTACCAGAGCTATTGCCAGCACACTTTAGCTTTCATATGTTGACCTTAATGCAGGGAGGACAAATCGACTCGTCCACAATGTCATCATACCCATCACCGAGGATGATGGACTTTGGTTCAATATCCATCTCGCTAGATGGAAGATAATGAAGTGCTTTGCTTAGTAGTTCACTGCTTATCTCATTTAAGGCTTTACCATACAACTGTACCTGGGACAAATATATTCAGTGACCTAAGGATGTACATCCAACATACTCCTGGTAAAGCATATTAGTAGAAGAGGATTGTACTGAAAAATATGATGTTCTACATAGAGTTGCAAGGAAAATCCTATTGCCATTCAAATTCAATGCTTCATATTAAATCTATTTGAGATAGATATGCTTTTTGGCACATGGATGTACATGAGTAAATTATTATCTACATGTGTAGGACAAGTCATGAGAGATCAAGGACATGAAGAATACAAGTTCAACTAAATTATGATTGAAATATGTTAAAATATTTAGGACGCTAATACTTAAAATTCCGAAGATTGCAATATGTAGGGTTCACCAAACCAGCAATCAAGGACTTCCAACCCTCACTACTACAAACGACGGGTAATGTGGTTGCTCAAGTAAATATATTATGAAAAATACGTTTCATGACGAATCCAGATGAATCCGAAGATGACGACACGTCCCAACATGGTCAGTCCGAAGATGACGAACTCGGCCATTGCATGGTACACCTATTGTTGGACCATGCTGGTGCAACGAAAAGTTTGAACTAATAATTTCACCGAGCTGGAAGTGAACGCTCCAGTCCTGTGCTGATGTGCTCGCCCACCCGCGCGGTGGGGAGGGATTGAGCGGAGAGAAAGAGATGACCACCGGACAAATGGACGATTGGCTACGATCCAACTAGAATGCACAcggaaaattataaaataaaactgTAGTTTCTATAGGTGGTGTTTTCCTGTAGAAACTACTCATGAAAATTATGGGTTGAAACTACCCTAAGAATGATATATGGTCTAGGCTTTCTTGATtcagtactccctctgtcctaaaacaagcgcACTTCCAATACTAAAATTTTGTCACGTAACACGTGCACCTTTAGGTCATGGACCACCTAGCACCAGTAGGTTTTCTAATTTCTATATTTCTAAAGTATAATTATTATATGCTACTACCACTTCCGATATAGGTATGTATATGTAATTTTATAGTAGCATTGATCCCAACATATGTTAGAAATATACTTGTTTTGAGACGGAGGGACTCTTATGATGACTCAAAAGAATATCCCTTTCTTATCAAGTTTAGTAGTACTGAATTTCGTCACTCACCATTTGTTTGAGTATAGTGTCCTGGTATAGCTGATTTTGTTACGCTTAGGATCTATTTGGAACTGCTCCACTCTACCAAAGCTAACGCAATTTCACCAacttcatcatagaacaactcaaAAAAAACCTAAAGTTTCTAAAGTATCTCTTCAAGTGAACCATAAAACACCTAGAGTTCAGCATCAACTCCACCTTTTATCTAGAGCAAAGTTTGTTAAGATGTTCCTATTTAACTAGCAAAATTAGGAGCAAAGCCAAAAAAGATAAAGTGGAGCAGTCCCAGAGACCCAGACAGACATTAGTCAAGCCGATAGGCAAGACCGCAACAGCAAGAGAGACAGATCTAGCACGGTAAAATATCGTTCATAGGCATACAAATTAAAAACAACTACTTAATCAAACATGGATGTCACCCTAACCCACGAGAGAGGATCACTCCTTGACTTTAAGGGCCTGCTCGGCTGCTCCAGGCTACTTTCTTTATTTTTATTTACATGTCGTATTAGCTTTGTTTTAAGTTATACATTTATATATTCTTTGATCAtcgatttaaaaaaaataagttCGGACATAAGATTTACAGTTTTAGATTTATTATTATGAGAAATACTTTTATAATTTATAATTCATATACTGTAAAACTATAAAGATTTTTTGAAGTGGATGGTCAAAGATTTTTTTCGACAAGGGGGGATTCCCCATTTCCATTAAGAAGATAACGGAAATATATGAGTTTAGACTGTTTTCAGATAGGAATAGAAAACCCCAGAGTGAGACTTACCACTCTTACCATACTTCCTACCCCTATTGACCAAGCTAGGAAACAGCAAAAACCAGTATAAGTTTGACCCATATGCATACAGGCCCAAATCCCTTCAAGACCAGACATACCACTGGCCAACATTACAGCATCATCACAAAAAAGGCTGGACTCCACCTGGGAGCAGCAATTAACAGTATTACAGAACAGCTTTTCGATCCCTTCAGTGATGCtgatcatcatcttcctcctGCTGGAGCAGCAGCTGGTTGTTGCCTGGCGCCATCTTGTCCACAAGCCTAAGAGCGATCTGGGTGTTCACCCCATCTTCCAGTGCCTTCCTATCTTCACCTTCAAATAGACCTGCCCATAGCATACAATTGACACAGGGTGC
This genomic interval carries:
- the LOC136513838 gene encoding L-type lectin-domain containing receptor kinase SIT2-like, with amino-acid sequence MNMKLVLPILLFLIPEFSTVISSSNPPQFVYNGFTGSNLTLDGSARITSDGLIELTNDTSRIKGHAFYPSPLRFRHSPDSTVQSFSLSFVFGLLSSFSDIRGHGLAFFIAPSTDFTGAFPIQFMGLLNSTDNGNSSNHIFAVELDTVQNTEFGDIDNNHVGIDINSLSSLKSSTAGFHDDSNGRFTNLQLRGNGPIQAWVEYDGNTTRIDVTIAPLGMQKPVRPLLSLTYNLSTVITEQAYIGFSSATGLSTGHHHSVLGWSFGMNSPAPIIDSAKLPKLPYLGPRPPSRILEITLPIASALFISLTGTIVVLLVRRHFRYKEVHEDWEVEYGPHRFAYKDLYNATKGFSSKNLIGVGGFGRVYKGVLPTSKSEVAVKRVSYNSMQGTKQFIAEVVSMGHLQHNNVVKLFGYCRRKGELLLVYDYMVNGSLDRYLYGKEGRAILDWGQRFRIIKGIAAGLLYLHEEWDKVIIHRDVKPNNVLLDKEMKAQLGDFGLARLYDHGTDPQTTHVVGTIGYLAPELVHRGKATTLTDVFAFGVFILEVTCGKKPVTEDTQGHQLMLVDWVIQNWHEDKLLDAVDIRLQGNYDTAEVCLALKLGLLCSHPFPDARPNMRQVLQYLDGDVPLPELLPAHFSFHMLTLMQGGQIDSSTMSSYPSPRMMDFGSISISLDGR